A window of the Streptomyces sp. Ag109_O5-10 genome harbors these coding sequences:
- a CDS encoding beta-phosphoglucomutase family hydrolase, with amino-acid sequence MTALGLPDTIQACLFDLDGVVTKTAVVHAAAWKETFDAFLRGHDGQRPFDAAADYDEYVDGRPRADGVRAFLDSRGIHLPEGTPDDPPDAPTVHGLGNRKNELLLEKIRTQGVEAYDGTLRYLEAVRAHGLRTAIVSSSANCRDVLRSIGAEHFFDVRIDGVVAAERHLPGKPHPDTFLAAAHDLGVEPAAAAVFEDALAGMDAGRAGRFGYVVGVDRVGQTDALYAHGANTVVKDLAELGGKE; translated from the coding sequence ATGACTGCACTAGGTCTGCCCGACACCATCCAGGCCTGTCTCTTCGATCTCGACGGGGTCGTCACCAAGACGGCCGTCGTGCACGCCGCGGCGTGGAAGGAGACCTTCGACGCCTTCCTGCGCGGCCACGACGGACAACGGCCCTTCGACGCGGCCGCCGACTACGACGAGTACGTCGACGGACGCCCACGCGCCGACGGGGTACGCGCCTTCCTCGACTCCCGTGGCATCCACCTGCCCGAGGGCACCCCCGACGACCCACCGGACGCCCCGACCGTGCACGGCCTCGGCAACCGCAAGAACGAACTGCTGCTGGAGAAGATCCGCACCCAAGGTGTCGAGGCCTACGACGGCACCCTGCGCTACCTGGAGGCGGTCCGCGCGCACGGGCTGCGCACCGCGATCGTCTCGTCCAGCGCCAACTGCCGTGACGTACTGCGTTCCATCGGCGCCGAGCACTTCTTCGACGTCCGGATCGACGGCGTCGTGGCCGCCGAGCGGCACCTGCCCGGCAAGCCGCACCCGGACACCTTCCTGGCCGCCGCCCACGACCTGGGGGTCGAACCGGCCGCCGCCGCGGTCTTCGAGGACGCCCTCGCCGGGATGGACGCGGGTCGGGCGGGCCGTTTCGGGTACGTCGTCGGCGTGGACCGCGTCGGGCAGACGGACGCCCTGTACGCACACGGCGCGAACACCGTCGTGAAGGACCTCGCCGAGCTGGGAGGCAAGGAGTGA
- a CDS encoding nucleoside/nucleotide kinase family protein, which translates to MPLTFDDLLDRARSLAGRGPRAVLGIAGSPGAGKTTLAEHLVRELNGTGAPWAAHVPMDGFHLADVELDRLGLRDRKGAPETFDAAGYAALLRRLREDRDVVVYAPGFERVLEQPIAGAIPVLPSARLVVTEGNYLLLTDGLWARVRPALDEVWFCEIDEDERVRRLVARHEEFGKGHEQAAAWVKGTDQLNADLVAATRDRADLVITETALGSAP; encoded by the coding sequence GTGCCGCTGACTTTCGACGACCTTCTCGACCGCGCCCGATCTCTCGCCGGACGGGGCCCGCGCGCGGTCCTCGGCATCGCGGGCAGCCCCGGCGCGGGCAAGACCACCCTGGCCGAGCACCTGGTACGGGAGCTGAACGGCACCGGTGCGCCGTGGGCCGCGCACGTGCCGATGGACGGCTTCCACCTGGCCGACGTCGAGCTGGACCGGCTCGGGCTCAGGGACCGCAAGGGGGCGCCCGAGACCTTCGACGCGGCCGGGTACGCGGCGCTGCTGCGGCGGTTGCGGGAGGACAGGGACGTCGTGGTGTACGCGCCGGGCTTCGAGCGGGTCCTGGAGCAGCCGATCGCGGGCGCGATCCCCGTCCTGCCGAGCGCCCGGCTGGTGGTGACGGAGGGCAACTACCTGCTGCTGACGGACGGTTTGTGGGCGCGGGTGCGGCCGGCCCTGGACGAGGTGTGGTTCTGCGAGATCGACGAGGACGAGCGGGTACGGCGGCTGGTCGCCCGGCACGAGGAGTTCGGCAAGGGACACGAGCAGGCGGCGGCCTGGGTCAAGGGCACCGACCAGCTCAACGCCGACCTGGTGGCCGCCACCCGGGACCGGGCAGACCTGGTGATCACCGAGACGGCACTGGGCAGCGCCCCGTAA
- a CDS encoding carbohydrate ABC transporter permease, with amino-acid sequence MTKRASDVSGSPPRRRSTYTFAPLVLIAANVVLFALFFVWPAVIGLVYSFTNYTGVGAFQFIGLDNYTNLFGDSTFYDALTRTLLYTVLVVPLNFVLSLLIANLVVSKQAKGTSIARVVFFVPWLISPIVVGVLWRWLFGENFGLINYVIEKLGGHAIAWQSNADLSLGVVVMAGAWWGTAFSMLLFIAAIKNVPTSYYEAASLDGAGPWRQFISITLPSIAPTSFIVILLNTINAMKEYPLFVSLNNGGPGTSNNLLVQYIYQTGFNRGQIGYASAASFVLMLILMAVAIIQLIANRRMENR; translated from the coding sequence ATGACAAAACGCGCCTCGGACGTGTCCGGGAGCCCGCCCAGGCGACGCAGCACCTACACCTTCGCGCCGCTCGTCCTCATCGCGGCCAACGTCGTGCTCTTCGCACTGTTCTTCGTGTGGCCGGCGGTGATCGGGCTCGTCTACTCCTTCACGAACTACACGGGCGTGGGAGCGTTCCAGTTCATCGGACTGGACAACTACACCAACCTGTTCGGCGACTCCACCTTCTACGACGCGCTGACACGGACGCTGCTGTACACCGTGCTGGTCGTGCCGCTGAACTTCGTGCTCTCGCTCCTCATCGCCAACCTGGTGGTGAGCAAGCAGGCCAAGGGCACCTCGATCGCCCGGGTCGTCTTCTTCGTCCCGTGGCTCATCTCGCCCATCGTCGTCGGTGTCCTGTGGCGGTGGCTGTTCGGTGAGAACTTCGGACTGATCAACTACGTCATCGAGAAGCTCGGCGGGCACGCGATCGCCTGGCAGTCGAACGCCGACCTGTCGCTGGGCGTGGTCGTGATGGCCGGCGCCTGGTGGGGAACGGCCTTCTCGATGCTGCTGTTCATCGCGGCGATCAAGAACGTGCCCACCTCCTACTACGAGGCGGCGTCGCTCGACGGCGCCGGCCCCTGGCGCCAGTTCATCAGCATCACACTGCCGAGCATCGCGCCGACGTCCTTCATCGTCATCCTCCTCAACACCATCAACGCGATGAAGGAATACCCGCTGTTCGTCTCCCTCAACAACGGCGGACCGGGCACCTCGAACAACCTGCTTGTCCAGTACATCTACCAGACCGGATTCAACCGGGGCCAGATCGGCTACGCGAGCGCCGCGTCGTTCGTGCTCATGCTCATCCTGATGGCCGTCGCGATCATCCAGCTGATCGCCAACCGGCGGATGGAGAACCGATGA
- a CDS encoding glycosyltransferase family 39 protein: MMASEQQSVLEPGVPGLPAGPGPLPRPAPAARLTAALRTRRRWLVPVLAVLLLAQMAAAMVTTAVQQTPTVDEPVYVATATDYLHEHRLRYNTEHPPLGKLVIMAGIAVADPHYDPSYRGDQGQVGRHLLYASGNDPWRVMLWARLPVIVLTLLFGLVAFAFAREVLGTAAGLSALALYCFSPDVIAHGSLATLDVPSAGFVLTSAWLVWRARRRPRLYLPLAGAALGASVATKMSALPAIPVLVALAVVSVWGARPGRALRAVAAAVVVTVTAVVVVWLSYLAVDPRLRALSAEPVPAVHGLRGLLTGLLPFPASYRDGMRMQFALEDYPWQGYLFGHLYTGSRWYYLPAALLVKTPLGMLALWAAGAVALVAVRRLRRAAPYVLVPPAVLLASAMTGSRDFGTRYAVFMPMFLAVAGAAALTVRRRWARPVGGALVLFVAVSSLRTFPFYLPYANETFGGPAKTHLWLHDSNVDWGQDLGRLADRLAERYPGERIWLVYKGSGVPAYYGIHAADPRKVPPGQVHGLLVVSDSSAAKARGRLAELIDTSRPVDDVGHSITIYRR, encoded by the coding sequence ATGATGGCAAGCGAACAGCAGTCGGTCCTCGAACCCGGTGTCCCCGGCCTCCCCGCCGGCCCCGGTCCCCTTCCCCGGCCCGCCCCCGCGGCCCGGCTGACCGCCGCCCTGCGCACCCGTCGCCGGTGGCTGGTGCCGGTCCTCGCGGTGCTGCTGCTGGCCCAGATGGCGGCGGCCATGGTGACCACCGCGGTCCAGCAGACGCCCACCGTCGACGAGCCGGTCTACGTGGCCACGGCCACCGACTACCTCCACGAGCACCGGCTGCGCTACAACACCGAGCACCCGCCGCTCGGCAAGCTCGTGATCATGGCCGGGATCGCGGTCGCCGACCCGCACTACGACCCGTCGTACCGCGGCGACCAGGGGCAGGTGGGCCGGCATCTGCTGTACGCGTCCGGCAACGACCCCTGGCGGGTGATGCTGTGGGCGCGGCTGCCGGTGATCGTGCTGACGCTGCTGTTCGGCCTGGTGGCGTTCGCCTTCGCCCGCGAGGTCCTCGGTACGGCGGCCGGCTTGTCGGCGCTCGCCCTGTACTGCTTCTCGCCGGACGTCATCGCGCACGGCTCGCTGGCCACCCTGGACGTGCCGTCGGCCGGGTTCGTGCTGACGTCGGCGTGGCTGGTGTGGCGGGCCCGCCGCCGGCCCCGGCTGTACCTGCCCCTGGCGGGGGCCGCGCTGGGGGCCTCGGTGGCGACGAAGATGAGCGCGCTGCCCGCGATTCCGGTGCTCGTGGCGCTGGCGGTGGTCTCGGTGTGGGGGGCGCGCCCGGGCCGTGCGCTGCGCGCCGTCGCGGCCGCGGTCGTGGTGACGGTGACGGCGGTCGTCGTCGTGTGGCTCTCCTACCTGGCGGTCGATCCCCGGCTGCGTGCGCTGTCCGCCGAGCCGGTGCCCGCGGTGCACGGCCTGCGGGGCCTGCTGACCGGCCTGCTGCCCTTCCCGGCGTCCTACCGGGACGGCATGCGGATGCAGTTCGCGCTGGAGGACTACCCCTGGCAGGGCTATCTGTTCGGGCACCTCTACACCGGCTCCCGCTGGTACTACCTGCCGGCCGCCCTGCTCGTGAAGACCCCGCTCGGCATGCTGGCGCTGTGGGCGGCGGGTGCCGTCGCGCTGGTGGCGGTGCGGCGGCTGCGACGGGCCGCGCCCTACGTGCTGGTGCCGCCGGCCGTGCTGCTGGCCTCGGCGATGACCGGGTCGCGGGATTTCGGGACGCGGTACGCGGTCTTCATGCCGATGTTCCTCGCGGTGGCCGGGGCCGCGGCCCTGACGGTGCGCCGGCGCTGGGCACGGCCGGTGGGCGGGGCGCTGGTGCTGTTCGTCGCCGTGAGTTCGCTGCGGACGTTCCCGTTCTATCTGCCGTACGCCAACGAAACGTTCGGGGGTCCGGCGAAGACGCATCTGTGGCTGCACGACTCCAACGTGGACTGGGGGCAGGACCTGGGCAGGCTCGCCGACCGGCTCGCGGAGCGCTACCCGGGCGAGCGGATCTGGCTGGTCTACAAGGGCAGTGGCGTCCCGGCGTACTACGGGATCCATGCCGCCGACCCCCGCAAGGTGCCGCCCGGGCAGGTGCACGGCCTGCTGGTCGTCTCGGACTCGTCGGCCGCCAAGGCCCGGGGCAGGCTGGCCGAATTGATCGACACCAGCCGTCCGGTCGATGATGTCGGTCATTCGATCACCATCTATCGGCGATGA
- a CDS encoding N-acetylglucosamine kinase gives MQDTSSPPLVVGIDVGGTKTQLRALAGADRVADLVRPSSGWRPHDAAAAARWLAALVHDALPSGTRPAALAVGGHACETPRQCAGIANALRDLLGVPVRVVGDAELLVPAAGLDKGVGLVAGTGSVAVGRQSDGSPVQVGGWGAVLGDEGGAAGLVRDAARAVWAAHDRGEAPDALAAGLVAAFEVPEVPALGAALEGATDVSAEWGRHAPVLFAAADAGSRLAAAVIADGGRALAGLVARLAARGLAVDDVVVAGGTILSQPRLYDAFATALAEAVPGARPQPLRCPPVEGAVALARSVR, from the coding sequence GTGCAGGACACATCTTCTCCCCCGCTCGTGGTCGGGATCGACGTGGGCGGCACCAAGACCCAGCTCCGCGCCCTCGCCGGCGCGGACCGGGTCGCCGACCTCGTCCGTCCCAGCAGCGGCTGGCGGCCGCACGACGCGGCCGCCGCGGCCCGCTGGCTGGCCGCGCTGGTCCACGACGCCCTGCCCTCCGGCACCCGCCCGGCCGCCCTGGCCGTCGGCGGGCACGCCTGTGAGACCCCCCGTCAGTGCGCCGGCATCGCCAACGCCCTGCGGGACCTCCTCGGCGTACCGGTCCGGGTGGTGGGCGACGCCGAGCTCCTCGTCCCCGCCGCCGGCCTGGACAAGGGGGTCGGTCTGGTCGCCGGTACCGGCTCGGTGGCGGTCGGCCGGCAGTCCGACGGCAGCCCCGTGCAGGTGGGCGGCTGGGGTGCGGTCCTCGGTGACGAGGGCGGCGCCGCCGGACTCGTCCGGGACGCCGCCCGTGCCGTCTGGGCCGCGCACGACCGCGGCGAGGCCCCCGACGCCCTCGCGGCCGGACTCGTCGCCGCCTTCGAGGTGCCGGAGGTCCCCGCGCTCGGCGCCGCCCTCGAAGGCGCCACCGACGTCTCCGCCGAGTGGGGCCGGCACGCCCCGGTGCTCTTCGCCGCGGCCGACGCGGGCTCCCGGCTCGCCGCGGCGGTGATAGCCGACGGCGGCCGCGCCCTCGCCGGCCTGGTGGCGCGGCTGGCCGCGCGCGGTCTCGCGGTGGACGACGTGGTGGTCGCGGGCGGCACGATCCTGTCCCAGCCGCGTCTGTACGACGCCTTCGCCACCGCGCTCGCCGAGGCCGTACCCGGCGCGCGACCGCAGCCGTTGCGGTGCCCGCCGGTCGAGGGAGCGGTGGCGCTGGCGCGTTCGGTCCGGTGA
- a CDS encoding ROK family transcriptional regulator → MAEGPRLTESAGAVFAVLTQAGSATRPQLASLAGLSKPTVSAAVAELEGAGLATHAGTASSGTGRSAAVYGLGPAAGSVLAVDLGPARTRVRACALDGTLLAEADTPRTRAADAVREALAALPAGAPLRAIVVAVGDVTAPDLAGTGMRPATAKAGPVFDAVSVALPPGVPVHLENNVNCAALAELHEGAARGRHTFGYLRIGVGIGLGVVIGGHVLRGANGAAGELARLPYPWDDGREPRQEALEAYVGSQALLRRACEAWPETDGPCPRTAERLFALAAQGREPAQALVARHATDVGRLAAAVAAVLDPGLIVLGGSTGADPQLLPGVRAELGRLSWPTEVVSSQIGDLGTVLGAARLAVAKGVQTVTEGARVKD, encoded by the coding sequence GTGGCTGAGGGCCCCCGGCTCACCGAGAGCGCCGGCGCGGTCTTCGCCGTACTGACCCAGGCCGGCAGCGCCACCCGGCCGCAGCTCGCGAGCCTCGCGGGCCTGTCCAAACCGACGGTCTCCGCCGCCGTCGCGGAGCTGGAGGGGGCCGGGCTCGCCACCCACGCGGGCACCGCCTCCAGCGGCACCGGCCGCTCCGCCGCCGTCTACGGCCTCGGGCCCGCCGCCGGCTCCGTCCTCGCCGTCGACCTCGGCCCGGCCCGTACCCGGGTCCGCGCCTGCGCCCTGGACGGCACCCTGCTCGCCGAGGCGGACACGCCCCGCACCCGGGCCGCCGACGCCGTCCGCGAGGCGCTGGCCGCGCTGCCGGCGGGCGCCCCGTTGCGGGCCATCGTCGTCGCCGTCGGTGACGTCACCGCCCCCGACCTGGCAGGCACCGGCATGCGCCCGGCGACCGCCAAGGCCGGGCCCGTCTTCGACGCGGTCTCCGTCGCCCTGCCGCCGGGGGTCCCCGTCCACCTGGAGAACAACGTGAACTGCGCGGCCCTCGCCGAGCTCCACGAGGGCGCGGCCCGGGGCCGCCACACCTTCGGCTACCTGCGGATCGGCGTCGGTATCGGTCTGGGTGTCGTCATCGGCGGACACGTGCTGCGCGGCGCCAACGGCGCGGCCGGTGAGCTCGCCCGGCTGCCCTATCCCTGGGACGACGGCCGGGAGCCCCGCCAGGAGGCCCTGGAGGCCTATGTCGGCTCGCAGGCCCTGCTGCGCCGGGCCTGCGAGGCGTGGCCGGAAACCGACGGTCCGTGCCCGCGCACCGCCGAGCGGCTCTTCGCGCTGGCGGCCCAGGGCCGGGAGCCCGCACAGGCCCTGGTCGCCCGGCACGCCACCGACGTGGGCCGGCTGGCCGCCGCGGTGGCCGCCGTACTGGACCCGGGGCTGATCGTGCTGGGCGGCAGCACGGGCGCGGACCCGCAGCTCCTGCCCGGGGTGCGGGCCGAGCTGGGGCGGCTGAGCTGGCCCACCGAGGTGGTCAGCAGCCAGATCGGCGATCTCGGTACCGTGCTCGGGGCCGCCCGGCTCGCCGTCGCCAAGGGAGTCCAAACCGTGACCGAAGGCGCGCGGGTGAAGGATTGA
- a CDS encoding carbohydrate ABC transporter permease, with the protein MTTTDTPRPVDAGSVKALSKRRPRGGRDGGLRRAVPATTLLWILAALYGLPVLWFILSSFKPAGDLFSLPLTVVPHHPTLSGYKAAWDSANFSQYFINTALVCVITTILTVGVSCCTGYALAKYDNRWLKAFFVCILATTMLPSEVMLAPEFLVVRDLGLYNSFGGIILPAVLTATGCFMFRQFFLTVPDELVEAARIDGARELSIFLRIMVPISRPIMLTLAILSFQWRWNDYIWPLLMLNDPDKFTVQIGIQSLVGAQNINWSVLLGGSVISMIPLILVFLVFQRYVMSADINAGLKD; encoded by the coding sequence ATGACCACCACAGACACGCCGCGTCCGGTCGACGCCGGTTCCGTGAAGGCCCTCTCCAAGAGGCGGCCCCGCGGCGGGCGCGACGGCGGGCTCCGGCGCGCGGTACCCGCGACGACCCTGCTGTGGATCCTGGCGGCTCTCTACGGACTGCCGGTGCTGTGGTTCATCCTCAGCTCCTTCAAGCCGGCCGGAGACCTCTTCTCCCTTCCGCTGACGGTGGTTCCGCACCACCCCACCCTGTCGGGCTACAAGGCCGCGTGGGACAGCGCCAACTTCTCCCAGTACTTCATCAACACGGCCCTCGTGTGCGTGATCACGACGATCCTCACGGTGGGGGTCAGCTGCTGCACCGGGTACGCACTGGCCAAGTACGACAACAGATGGCTCAAGGCGTTCTTCGTCTGCATCCTGGCCACCACGATGCTGCCGTCCGAGGTCATGCTCGCCCCGGAGTTCCTGGTCGTCCGCGACCTCGGCCTCTACAACTCGTTCGGCGGCATCATCCTCCCGGCCGTGCTCACCGCCACCGGATGCTTCATGTTCCGGCAGTTCTTCCTGACGGTCCCCGACGAACTCGTGGAGGCCGCCCGCATCGACGGCGCCCGTGAACTGTCGATCTTCCTGAGGATCATGGTGCCGATCTCCCGGCCCATCATGCTGACCCTCGCCATCCTGTCCTTCCAGTGGCGGTGGAACGACTACATCTGGCCGCTGCTGATGCTCAACGACCCCGACAAGTTCACCGTGCAGATCGGCATCCAGAGTCTCGTCGGGGCGCAGAACATCAACTGGTCGGTGCTGCTGGGCGGATCGGTCATCTCCATGATTCCGCTGATCCTCGTCTTCCTGGTGTTCCAGCGGTACGTCATGAGCGCCGACATCAACGCCGGACTGAAGGACTGA
- a CDS encoding phosphatase PAP2 family protein — protein MPSPAGQHSAAPTRGPAVGRRGFLKTSLGASAGVLAAPTFVGWLAAADAKAATPLAFVDDYKTNISTNVTADTNAVVRILGGFARVWKTGAAWNTGTVLRADILRDNMRYCAKITRKRSAADAKKAFIYDRQHQSYAMIAGLGPLAGLYRAGALAVTSITSAPDGTPATTVSDAVPAGAPAGAALGAGSHDSALGKVATLVDTLRGTYASGNPSKYAYQYPRPWRMNEDSQVVDTGTTDAYGFPVYDSEVAVAPQLLRQRSTSPTDDGGFPSGHTNAFHLAGLAYAYAVPERFQELVTRALELSDTRIVAGMHNTVDVIGGRIMATALAAATLADPANADLKAAARAQALAYFAAQTGSTADTLYAYAHSAGTAADPYADRAANERATIPRLTYILDREGRELPFDVPKGAEVLLETRQPYLTADQRREVLRTTGLPSGYVLLDGPEQWGRLNLFAAADGYGAFDADVTVALDAAAGGFAAADTWRNDIDGHGGLTKNGTGTLTLTGDNDYRGGTVLAAGTLVAASEKALGRGDVRVSAGTLRVVSELFVRGTYTQDAGTLAITLAKGGKAPLTVKHLAVLGEGATLSLTLDTEHPPAVGSTLPVVDAPRLRGQFDKVELNSATLRAVPVYTADGLSVRLVKR, from the coding sequence ATGCCGTCACCTGCCGGGCAACACTCCGCCGCCCCGACCCGTGGACCCGCCGTCGGCCGACGGGGATTCCTGAAGACCTCGCTCGGCGCGTCGGCCGGTGTGCTGGCGGCCCCGACCTTCGTCGGCTGGCTCGCGGCCGCCGACGCCAAGGCCGCCACGCCCCTGGCGTTCGTCGACGACTACAAGACGAACATCAGCACCAACGTGACCGCCGACACCAACGCGGTGGTCCGCATCCTCGGCGGCTTCGCGCGGGTCTGGAAGACCGGTGCCGCCTGGAACACCGGCACCGTGCTGCGCGCCGACATCCTGCGCGACAACATGCGCTACTGCGCGAAGATCACCCGGAAGCGCAGCGCCGCCGACGCGAAGAAGGCGTTCATCTACGACCGCCAGCACCAGAGTTACGCCATGATCGCCGGCCTCGGCCCGCTCGCCGGCCTCTACCGGGCCGGTGCCCTCGCGGTCACCTCGATCACCAGCGCCCCCGACGGCACGCCCGCCACCACGGTCAGCGACGCCGTCCCGGCCGGCGCCCCGGCGGGCGCGGCGCTCGGCGCGGGCTCACACGACTCGGCGCTGGGCAAGGTGGCCACCCTGGTCGACACCCTGCGCGGCACCTACGCGTCCGGCAACCCGTCCAAGTACGCCTACCAGTACCCCCGTCCGTGGCGGATGAACGAGGACAGCCAGGTCGTCGACACCGGGACGACGGACGCGTACGGCTTCCCGGTCTACGACTCCGAGGTGGCCGTCGCCCCGCAGCTGCTGCGCCAGCGCAGCACCTCCCCCACCGACGACGGAGGCTTCCCCTCCGGCCACACCAACGCCTTCCACCTGGCGGGCCTGGCCTACGCGTACGCCGTGCCGGAGCGCTTCCAGGAGCTGGTCACCCGCGCCCTGGAGCTGAGCGACACCCGGATCGTCGCGGGTATGCACAACACGGTCGACGTGATCGGCGGCCGCATCATGGCCACCGCGCTCGCCGCCGCCACCCTCGCCGACCCGGCCAACGCCGACCTCAAGGCGGCCGCCCGCGCCCAGGCCCTCGCCTACTTCGCGGCGCAGACCGGCTCCACCGCCGACACCCTGTACGCCTACGCCCACTCGGCCGGCACCGCGGCCGACCCGTACGCCGACCGCGCGGCCAACGAGCGCGCGACCATCCCCCGGCTGACGTACATCCTGGACCGGGAGGGCCGCGAGCTGCCGTTCGACGTGCCCAAGGGCGCGGAGGTGCTGCTGGAGACGCGGCAGCCGTACCTCACGGCCGACCAGCGCCGCGAGGTACTGCGCACGACCGGCCTGCCCTCCGGGTACGTGCTGCTGGACGGCCCGGAGCAGTGGGGCCGCCTCAACCTGTTCGCCGCCGCGGACGGTTACGGCGCCTTCGACGCGGACGTCACGGTCGCCCTGGACGCGGCGGCCGGCGGCTTCGCGGCGGCGGACACCTGGCGCAACGACATCGACGGCCACGGCGGTCTGACCAAGAACGGCACCGGCACGCTGACCCTGACCGGCGACAACGACTACCGGGGCGGCACCGTGCTGGCCGCCGGCACCCTGGTCGCCGCGTCCGAGAAGGCACTGGGCCGCGGTGACGTCCGGGTCTCGGCGGGCACCCTGCGGGTCGTCTCGGAGCTGTTCGTGCGCGGCACGTACACGCAGGACGCGGGCACCCTCGCCATCACCCTGGCCAAGGGGGGCAAGGCGCCGCTGACGGTGAAGCACCTGGCCGTCCTCGGCGAGGGCGCCACCCTGTCCCTCACCCTCGACACCGAACACCCGCCGGCCGTGGGCAGCACCCTGCCGGTCGTCGACGCGCCGCGGCTGCGCGGCCAGTTCGACAAGGTGGAGCTGAACTCCGCCACGCTGCGAGCCGTACCCGTGTACACGGCAGACGGTCTGTCGGTACGACTCGTGAAGCGGTGA
- a CDS encoding ABC transporter substrate-binding protein — translation MTTVGVRRTSRLGRGGMRRLIPLAAVASAGALLLSACGSGSGSGGTSKSLTFWISTVPGQDAGWKKLVAQYKKEAGVDVKLVNIPYDGYPTKLHNAAQANSLPDVADVPALDPIWSNKLIDLSSVADNKSYNINANFLAKDSSGKVLSIPSDVTASGLFINKTLFEKAGVSVPASPSDTWTWTEFVAAADKVRQKTGAKYSLTFDQSPSRLRAMVYEMGGKYVHADSSGKFSVDDATKKAVKYFVGLNDDKTMPKSVWTSGADPSAMFQSGDVVAYWSGVWQVASFADSIKKFQWASVPTPAQPVQASDVNSGGMMVGFNNNGAAATAAKKFMSWVYDPKQYTELVETSGFLPVESGLSPKYPFTSDAAQAAFKLYNEEIPLYDPISGYFNNAQTEWALKGKSLTTDPTKTELGKAVNGQQSADKALQNIVDGYNQQVGG, via the coding sequence ATGACCACTGTGGGTGTGCGGCGCACCAGCCGACTCGGCCGCGGCGGTATGCGCCGCCTGATTCCCCTCGCTGCCGTGGCCTCGGCAGGAGCTCTGCTGCTCTCCGCCTGCGGGTCGGGCTCCGGCTCGGGCGGGACCTCCAAGTCGCTGACGTTCTGGATCTCCACGGTCCCGGGACAGGACGCGGGCTGGAAGAAGCTGGTGGCGCAGTACAAGAAGGAAGCCGGCGTCGACGTCAAGCTGGTCAACATCCCCTACGACGGCTACCCGACGAAGCTCCACAACGCCGCTCAGGCGAACTCGCTGCCCGACGTCGCGGACGTGCCGGCGCTCGACCCGATCTGGTCGAACAAGCTGATCGACCTCAGCTCCGTCGCCGACAACAAGAGCTACAACATCAACGCCAACTTCCTCGCCAAGGACTCGTCCGGGAAGGTGCTGTCCATCCCCTCGGACGTGACCGCCTCCGGCCTGTTCATCAACAAGACGCTGTTCGAGAAGGCCGGCGTCTCCGTCCCGGCCTCGCCCTCGGACACCTGGACCTGGACCGAGTTCGTCGCGGCGGCCGACAAGGTCCGGCAGAAGACCGGCGCCAAGTACTCGCTCACCTTCGACCAGTCGCCGTCCCGGCTGCGCGCCATGGTGTACGAGATGGGCGGCAAGTACGTCCACGCCGACTCCTCCGGCAAGTTCTCGGTGGACGACGCGACCAAGAAGGCCGTCAAGTACTTCGTCGGGCTCAACGACGACAAGACCATGCCGAAGTCGGTGTGGACCAGCGGCGCCGACCCGTCCGCCATGTTCCAGAGCGGTGACGTGGTCGCCTACTGGTCCGGCGTGTGGCAGGTCGCCTCCTTCGCGGACAGCATCAAGAAGTTCCAGTGGGCGAGCGTCCCGACCCCCGCCCAGCCGGTACAGGCCAGTGACGTCAACAGCGGCGGCATGATGGTGGGCTTCAACAACAACGGCGCCGCGGCCACCGCCGCGAAGAAGTTCATGTCCTGGGTGTACGACCCGAAGCAGTACACCGAGCTGGTCGAGACCTCCGGGTTCCTCCCCGTCGAGAGCGGCCTGAGCCCGAAGTACCCCTTCACCTCCGACGCGGCGCAGGCGGCGTTCAAGCTGTACAACGAGGAGATCCCGCTCTACGACCCGATCTCGGGCTACTTCAACAACGCGCAGACCGAGTGGGCGCTGAAGGGCAAGAGCCTCACCACCGACCCGACCAAGACGGAGCTCGGCAAGGCGGTCAACGGCCAGCAGTCGGCCGACAAGGCCCTGCAGAACATCGTGGACGGCTACAACCAGCAGGTCGGCGGCTGA